The following proteins come from a genomic window of Winogradskyella sp. PC-19:
- a CDS encoding type II secretion system F family protein: MAFDLTKIEKRESIAVAKDKPSILEKEIVVFKKPFSNKIKEDFYTELSVLLKAGVNLKNALELLLNAQKQQQNKDVVKTILTAIISGESLSQSVKNLKPFSRYEYYSLKIGEETGRTAEIAEQLGDFFSRKNEQRRHLVNGLTYPAIILITALLVVVFMLQFVVPMFQDIFKQQNVELPGITNFVVSLSNGIQDYGWIILVGFFGILVIAKLLKNNIRYLRLKDKILSKIPFVGDFIKTVYLSQFTQAVALLTASKVPVVNSIKLVKQMIAYQPLIQSLEVVELELLKGNTLSKSLSEHKLFDDKMIALVKVAEETNQTKFIFNRLNQQYNTKVQQRSKLLSTVLEPFIILVVGVFVGFILVAMYLPMFRLSSVIG, translated from the coding sequence ATGGCATTTGATTTAACCAAAATAGAAAAAAGAGAATCTATAGCGGTAGCTAAAGACAAACCTTCTATTCTCGAAAAAGAAATAGTAGTTTTTAAAAAACCTTTTTCAAATAAAATTAAAGAAGATTTTTATACAGAATTAAGTGTGTTATTAAAAGCAGGAGTTAACCTTAAAAACGCGCTAGAATTACTTTTAAACGCACAAAAGCAACAACAAAATAAAGATGTTGTAAAAACGATACTTACAGCAATTATATCCGGAGAGAGTTTATCTCAATCTGTGAAGAATCTTAAACCTTTTTCAAGGTATGAATACTATTCTTTAAAAATAGGAGAGGAGACAGGTAGGACTGCTGAAATTGCTGAGCAACTTGGTGATTTCTTCTCAAGAAAAAATGAACAACGTAGACATCTCGTCAATGGTCTGACTTATCCTGCAATAATTTTAATTACAGCTCTATTGGTTGTTGTATTCATGCTACAATTTGTAGTGCCTATGTTTCAAGATATCTTTAAACAACAAAATGTGGAGTTACCAGGGATTACAAATTTTGTTGTGTCACTCTCTAATGGTATACAAGATTATGGTTGGATTATACTAGTTGGATTCTTTGGAATACTTGTTATAGCTAAACTTTTAAAAAATAACATTAGATATTTAAGACTAAAAGACAAAATACTAAGCAAAATTCCATTTGTTGGTGATTTTATAAAAACTGTATATCTGTCTCAATTTACCCAAGCAGTAGCACTTTTAACCGCATCTAAGGTGCCAGTTGTAAATAGTATAAAGCTAGTCAAACAAATGATAGCTTATCAGCCCTTAATTCAATCTCTAGAAGTTGTTGAACTAGAACTTTTAAAAGGGAATACATTAAGTAAAAGTCTATCTGAACACAAACTCTTTGATGATAAGATGATAGCATTAGTTAAAGTTGCTGAAGAGACAAACCAAACCAAGTTTATATTTAATAGATTAAATCAACAATACAACACCAAAGTACAACAACGGTCTAAGTTATTATCTACAGTTTTAGAACCATTCATTATACTTGTTGTTGGTGTTTTTGTTGGGTTTATTTTAGTAGCAATGTATTTACCAATGTTTAGACTAAGTAGTGTTATTGGGTAG
- a CDS encoding START-like domain-containing protein, producing the protein MDDKVKYELEFPIHASPAMLYTHISTPSGLSEWYADNVNSRGELFTFIWDGSEEQAKLLNKKSNERVKFRWLEDEEEGFSCYFEIRIQVDEITKDVSLMVTDFADEDEVEESKMLWENMIGSLKQVLGSA; encoded by the coding sequence ATGGACGACAAAGTTAAGTACGAATTAGAATTTCCTATACACGCATCACCAGCTATGTTATACACACATATATCTACACCATCTGGTTTGTCAGAGTGGTACGCAGATAATGTTAATAGTAGAGGAGAGTTGTTTACTTTTATTTGGGATGGCAGCGAAGAACAAGCTAAACTTCTCAATAAAAAAAGCAACGAGCGTGTAAAATTTCGTTGGCTAGAAGATGAAGAAGAAGGATTTTCATGTTATTTCGAAATTCGTATTCAAGTCGATGAAATTACAAAAGATGTATCTTTAATGGTAACAGATTTTGCAGATGAAGACGAAGTTGAAGAATCTAAAATGCTTTGGGAGAATATGATAGGTAGTCTTAAGCAAGTTTTAGGCTCGGCCTAA
- a CDS encoding tyrosine-type recombinase/integrase — MYNIFELITLDVLNEHDLEHNLEHKPLFSTPKIFDANGDLSKRWYVYFSYRHPETGKLKRVKNIYGKANRYKTKEERYTLLNLYKKRLIKLLQEGFNPFSNNIELYKKRLKNSNPDVSENTNRKTKKKKTVTSIDNSIITYSEAFEKALKLKYNIVAEKTFADYKNRLSNFKEWLSENKKSIATINQIDRKIVVEYLNNVQFNTSARNRNNNRAVLSSIFQTLKDNDIVDDNFISSINIIKTKPTRNKSYTEKEQKEIFEHLQQKDKVLLLFIKFISYGFLRPIEICRLTIGDINFNQKTLTVKAKNKTLKTKLIPDILFKELPDISKLDKNQLLFTPNKIGGYWDIKLTNRRDYFSKKYKEKVKDYFGFDNNYGLYSFRHTFITKLYRKLVKSMTPNEAKSKLMQITGHITMDALEKYLRNIDAELPADYSELFD, encoded by the coding sequence ATGTACAATATTTTTGAATTAATTACCTTAGATGTTTTAAATGAACACGATTTAGAACACAATTTGGAACACAAACCACTTTTTTCTACACCAAAAATTTTTGATGCTAATGGAGATTTATCTAAGCGTTGGTATGTGTATTTCTCTTATCGTCATCCTGAAACTGGAAAGTTAAAACGGGTTAAGAACATTTATGGGAAAGCTAACCGCTATAAAACAAAAGAAGAACGATATACACTACTTAATCTTTACAAAAAAAGATTAATCAAATTATTGCAAGAAGGTTTTAATCCATTTTCAAATAATATTGAATTATATAAGAAAAGATTAAAAAATTCTAATCCTGATGTGTCAGAGAATACTAATAGAAAAACAAAAAAAAAGAAAACAGTTACTTCTATTGATAATAGTATTATAACTTATTCTGAAGCATTTGAAAAGGCACTTAAACTAAAATATAATATTGTTGCAGAGAAAACATTTGCTGATTATAAAAATCGGCTAAGTAATTTTAAGGAATGGCTTAGCGAGAACAAAAAAAGTATTGCAACAATTAATCAAATTGATAGAAAAATTGTTGTTGAGTACTTAAATAATGTTCAATTTAATACCTCAGCAAGAAATAGAAACAATAATAGAGCTGTCTTATCTAGTATATTCCAAACACTCAAGGATAATGATATTGTAGATGATAATTTTATTAGCTCAATAAATATTATCAAAACAAAACCAACAAGAAACAAATCATATACTGAAAAAGAGCAAAAGGAAATTTTTGAGCACTTACAACAAAAGGATAAAGTATTGTTGTTGTTTATAAAATTTATTTCATATGGTTTTTTAAGACCTATTGAAATATGCAGGCTAACAATTGGCGATATAAATTTTAATCAAAAAACATTAACAGTTAAAGCAAAAAACAAAACTCTAAAAACAAAATTAATCCCAGATATTCTATTTAAAGAGCTACCCGACATATCGAAGCTAGATAAAAACCAGTTGTTATTTACTCCAAATAAAATTGGAGGTTATTGGGATATCAAACTGACGAATAGAAGAGATTATTTTAGTAAAAAATATAAAGAAAAAGTCAAGGATTACTTTGGATTTGATAATAATTACGGATTGTATAGTTTTAGACATACTTTTATCACAAAACTTTATAGAAAGTTAGTCAAAAGTATGACTCCTAACGAGGCCAAAAGTAAATTGATGCAGATTACTGGTCATATCACTATGGATGCTTTAGAAAAATACCTGCGAAACATAGATGCGGAACTACCAGCCGACTATTCTGAATTATTTGATTAA
- a CDS encoding YqgE/AlgH family protein produces MKKPEKGSLLIAEPSIIGDLSFNRAVVLLADHNDLGSVGFILNKKLDYNLKDIIEGTESEFPVYNGGPVEQDNLYFIHKSPDLIPNSIEISQGIFWGGDFGTVLELINTRKITCEDIKFFLGYSGWEEKQLNDELDSRAWVVSKNTYNNKLISKCCNEFWKEKMLEMGGEYSIWSNAPENPSYN; encoded by the coding sequence GTGAAAAAGCCAGAAAAAGGAAGTTTATTAATTGCAGAACCATCTATTATTGGAGATTTATCTTTCAATAGAGCTGTCGTACTTTTGGCGGACCATAACGATTTGGGTTCCGTAGGTTTTATATTAAACAAAAAATTAGATTATAATCTCAAAGATATAATTGAAGGTACAGAGTCTGAATTCCCTGTATATAATGGTGGTCCTGTAGAACAGGATAATCTTTATTTTATACACAAATCACCAGATTTAATACCAAATAGCATAGAAATTTCTCAAGGTATTTTTTGGGGTGGCGATTTTGGCACCGTATTAGAGCTTATCAATACTCGAAAAATAACATGTGAGGATATTAAGTTTTTCCTTGGATATTCTGGTTGGGAAGAAAAGCAACTCAACGATGAATTAGATTCCCGTGCTTGGGTAGTTTCAAAAAACACTTACAATAACAAACTCATATCTAAGTGTTGTAATGAATTTTGGAAAGAAAAAATGCTAGAAATGGGTGGGGAATATTCCATTTGGTCAAATGCACCTGAAAATCCTAGCTACAACTAG
- a CDS encoding ATP-dependent DNA helicase RecQ, which yields MHPIEVLERYWNHTSFRPLQEEIITSVLNNDDTFALLPTGGGKSICFQIPALIKPGICIVISPLVALMQDQVNTLKQKGIKAMAISAGVSYADLDTQLDNCIYGNYKFLYLSPERLQQAIVQERIQQMNVNLIAVDEAHCISQWGNDFRPAYKTISKLRELQPSVSCIALTATAKAEVVKDTIDALDFIDAKVFKGSFKRENISYQVINTEDKNYHLETLLKQYNGASIIYARSRKATISISDYLISKGFEATFYHGGLTNVEKTERLQQWTNNQKPIMVATTAFGMGIDKADVKSIIHYNLPESLESYYQEAGRAGRNGQNAIAVILKKNVDEDRLKSQFLNTLPSIDAIKYVYKKLCSYFQISYGEGQNTLHQLNFKTFCNIYGLKNTLTFNALRILDSNSIISLDQRFNYKTTVQFKVSNTSIFKYLENNKSQDKAIKALLRTYGGIIDYPTKINVELVANKAETNSKQIIAILKDLERHNIIELNIANTDSEITFIKPREDEKTINPIIGIIEQQQAQKKRQIKSVVDYTNNDTICKSIQLLSYFDETSTENCGICSVCLSKQKTSTKTSIKSIEERILLLLKEKDRSSRDLLHHIECSQAELLQVLSLLTKDETIIVTPTNTYKLK from the coding sequence ATGCATCCTATTGAAGTATTAGAACGTTATTGGAATCACACCTCTTTTAGACCATTACAAGAAGAGATTATAACTTCTGTACTTAATAATGACGATACTTTTGCACTATTACCAACTGGTGGCGGAAAATCGATTTGTTTTCAGATTCCTGCATTAATTAAACCTGGTATATGTATTGTCATCTCTCCTTTAGTAGCATTGATGCAAGACCAAGTTAACACCTTAAAACAAAAAGGTATAAAAGCCATGGCAATTTCTGCTGGGGTATCTTACGCCGATTTAGACACACAACTAGACAATTGTATTTACGGTAATTATAAGTTTTTATATCTATCTCCAGAACGTTTACAACAAGCTATAGTACAAGAACGTATTCAGCAAATGAACGTAAATCTTATTGCCGTTGATGAGGCACATTGTATTAGCCAATGGGGAAACGATTTTAGACCTGCTTATAAAACAATTTCTAAATTAAGAGAACTGCAACCAAGTGTCAGTTGTATTGCATTGACTGCTACAGCAAAAGCCGAAGTTGTAAAAGACACAATCGACGCATTAGACTTTATAGATGCAAAGGTTTTTAAAGGATCTTTTAAACGAGAAAATATTAGTTACCAAGTCATTAATACAGAAGATAAAAACTATCATTTAGAAACCCTTTTAAAACAATATAATGGTGCTTCGATTATATATGCTAGAAGCAGAAAAGCTACAATAAGCATTTCGGACTATTTAATTTCAAAAGGGTTCGAAGCAACATTTTACCATGGTGGCTTGACCAATGTTGAAAAAACTGAACGTTTACAGCAATGGACAAACAATCAAAAACCTATAATGGTAGCTACAACAGCTTTTGGTATGGGAATTGATAAAGCAGATGTAAAGAGTATTATTCATTATAATTTACCAGAAAGTTTAGAAAGTTATTATCAAGAAGCCGGTCGTGCTGGTCGAAATGGACAAAATGCAATTGCTGTAATATTGAAGAAAAATGTAGATGAAGATAGACTAAAGTCTCAGTTTTTAAATACACTACCTTCAATCGATGCCATAAAATATGTCTATAAAAAGCTATGCAGTTATTTTCAGATATCTTATGGTGAAGGTCAAAACACATTACACCAACTTAACTTTAAAACATTTTGTAATATCTATGGTCTAAAAAACACGCTTACTTTTAATGCACTTCGAATATTAGATAGCAACAGTATTATTTCGCTCGACCAGCGTTTTAATTATAAAACTACAGTTCAGTTTAAAGTAAGTAATACTTCTATATTTAAATATTTAGAAAATAATAAATCTCAAGACAAAGCTATAAAAGCACTTTTGAGAACTTATGGAGGTATAATAGATTATCCAACAAAAATTAATGTTGAATTGGTAGCTAATAAAGCTGAAACCAATTCCAAACAAATCATTGCTATTTTAAAAGATTTGGAACGACACAATATTATAGAACTTAATATCGCCAATACAGATTCTGAAATTACATTCATAAAACCAAGAGAAGACGAAAAAACTATTAATCCAATAATTGGTATTATAGAACAACAGCAGGCTCAGAAAAAACGTCAAATAAAGAGCGTTGTCGATTATACTAACAATGATACAATCTGCAAAAGCATTCAATTATTAAGTTATTTCGATGAAACATCTACAGAAAACTGTGGTATCTGCTCAGTTTGTTTATCAAAACAAAAAACTTCGACTAAAACCTCAATAAAATCTATAGAGGAAAGAATTTTATTATTATTAAAAGAAAAAGATAGATCTTCTAGAGACTTGTTACACCATATAGAATGTAGCCAAGCAGAACTTTTACAAGTATTATCTTTGCTCACTAAAGATGAAACAATTATAGTTACACCTACAAATACTTACAAGCTAAAATGA
- a CDS encoding AAA family ATPase yields the protein MNPKKIAITGGPGTGKTSIINLLKNSGYMCYDEISRQITLQARKDGIEQLFLTEPLLFSEKLLEGRAQQFKGANDEKTEVVFLDRGIPDVLAYMDYIGDDYPEHFVKSCEIHKYDLVFLLPPWEAIFTPDSERYENFEQSVTIHTHLAETYTKYGYNLIEVPFGTVKERVNFILQTLDL from the coding sequence TTGAATCCAAAAAAAATAGCTATTACTGGTGGTCCAGGAACAGGAAAAACATCGATAATTAACTTACTAAAGAACAGTGGTTATATGTGTTATGATGAAATTTCTAGACAAATCACTTTGCAAGCAAGAAAAGATGGAATTGAGCAGCTATTTTTAACAGAGCCACTTCTATTTAGTGAGAAGTTATTAGAAGGACGAGCTCAGCAATTTAAAGGTGCTAACGATGAAAAGACTGAAGTTGTATTTTTAGACAGAGGTATTCCGGATGTTTTGGCATACATGGATTATATCGGTGATGATTACCCTGAACATTTCGTAAAGTCTTGCGAAATTCATAAATATGATCTTGTCTTTTTACTACCACCATGGGAAGCTATTTTTACCCCAGATAGTGAACGTTATGAAAATTTTGAACAATCCGTAACCATACACACACATTTGGCTGAAACCTACACTAAATACGGTTATAATTTAATCGAGGTTCCTTTTGGGACTGTTAAAGAAAGAGTTAACTTTATATTACAGACTTTAGATTTGTAA
- a CDS encoding DUF4290 domain-containing protein: MIDDLEYNTEREHLIIPEYGRHLQKMINHAKSRETKEERNKLAKSIISVMGNLQPHLRDVADFQHKLWDQLFIMADFDIDVDSPYDKPEREVLQARPEPLKYPQNFPKYRFYGNNIKTMIDVAITWEDGEMKEALTYTIANHMKKCFLNWNKDTVEDAVIYDHLFELSNGALNLKDSEETLSDSNSLLRTKSKYGNKSNNNKKNNNKKKYSNNRKRY, translated from the coding sequence TTGATAGACGATTTAGAATACAACACGGAGCGTGAGCATTTGATTATTCCAGAATATGGACGCCATCTTCAAAAGATGATTAATCATGCAAAATCACGTGAAACAAAAGAAGAACGTAACAAATTAGCAAAATCAATCATTTCGGTGATGGGTAATTTGCAACCACATTTAAGAGATGTTGCGGATTTTCAGCACAAACTTTGGGATCAACTTTTTATAATGGCAGATTTTGACATCGACGTTGATTCTCCATACGACAAGCCAGAGCGCGAAGTTTTACAGGCTAGACCTGAGCCATTAAAATATCCTCAGAATTTCCCTAAATATCGTTTTTATGGTAATAATATAAAAACTATGATTGATGTAGCTATCACTTGGGAAGATGGCGAAATGAAAGAGGCATTGACTTACACCATTGCAAACCACATGAAAAAGTGTTTCCTTAATTGGAATAAAGACACGGTTGAAGATGCTGTGATTTATGATCACCTTTTCGAACTATCAAACGGTGCTTTGAACCTTAAAGATAGCGAAGAAACGTTAAGTGATTCTAACAGTTTATTGCGAACAAAATCCAAATACGGAAATAAGAGCAATAACAACAAGAAAAATAACAACAAGAAAAAATATTCCAATAATAGAAAACGTTACTAG
- a CDS encoding aminotransferase class IV, producing the protein MVNFNGKLLNNSEAKIDISNRGYKYGDALFETIRVVSGKVLFLEDHYFRLMASMRIMRMDIPMNFTMEFFEEEIIKTVKANEFSGNSARVRLNVDRGEGGKYIPNQNANVNFNIVAETLNNPFYQTNNFKDYIVDLYKDFYVAPGLLSGLKSNNKAIQVIGSIYAKENGWNNCLVLNTNKSIIEALNGNLFLVKGENIKTPPLEDGCLKGVMRKQILSLLQNNPNYNIEEASISPFELQKADELFITNTIVGIQSIGQYRKKKYNNTVAEDILKSLNVKLRLG; encoded by the coding sequence ATGGTAAATTTTAACGGCAAATTATTAAATAATTCAGAGGCTAAAATAGATATCTCTAATCGAGGCTATAAGTATGGTGATGCTCTTTTTGAAACCATCAGAGTTGTAAGCGGAAAAGTTTTATTTCTTGAAGACCACTATTTTAGATTAATGGCATCTATGCGCATCATGCGTATGGATATACCTATGAATTTTACAATGGAATTTTTTGAAGAAGAAATCATAAAAACTGTAAAAGCTAACGAATTTTCTGGAAATTCAGCTAGAGTTAGACTTAACGTAGATAGAGGTGAAGGTGGAAAATACATACCTAATCAAAACGCAAATGTCAATTTTAATATAGTTGCCGAAACTTTAAATAACCCTTTTTACCAGACCAATAATTTCAAAGATTACATTGTAGACTTATATAAAGATTTTTATGTAGCACCTGGACTACTTTCTGGTCTAAAGTCAAATAATAAAGCAATACAAGTAATTGGTAGTATTTACGCTAAAGAAAATGGATGGAATAACTGTTTGGTTTTAAATACTAACAAAAGTATTATAGAGGCTTTAAATGGAAATTTATTTTTGGTTAAGGGCGAAAATATTAAAACGCCACCATTAGAAGATGGATGTCTCAAAGGCGTAATGCGTAAGCAAATTTTGAGCTTACTTCAAAATAATCCAAATTATAATATCGAAGAAGCTTCAATTTCTCCTTTTGAACTCCAGAAAGCAGATGAATTATTTATTACAAATACGATTGTAGGTATACAGTCTATTGGTCAATACCGTAAAAAGAAATATAATAATACAGTAGCTGAAGATATTTTAAAAAGTCTAAATGTAAAATTAAGATTGGGCTAG
- the fmt gene encoding methionyl-tRNA formyltransferase, with translation MTKKRDLRIVFMGTPDFAVATLKNLLDHNYNVVSVITAPDRPAGRGRKLKSSAVKEFALANDLKIMQPTNLKSEEFIEELTSLKANLQIIVAFRMLPKVVWDMPEYGTFNLHASLLPNYRGAAPIHWAIINGEEKTGVTTFFIDEKIDTGAIIMKKETDVAKDATVGKLHDKLMDIGSDLVIKTVRLIENDKVETTIQPKSEDLKTAYKLNRDNCKIDWNQNLDLIYNKIRGLNPFPTAWCYLNNAEDEKISVKVYGVSKIEELHNYENGTIKISDNEIKVACKNGFINIKELQLPNKRKMDAKSLLNGFEFNKNAKML, from the coding sequence ATGACAAAAAAGAGAGATTTAAGAATTGTTTTTATGGGAACGCCAGATTTTGCTGTCGCGACTTTAAAAAATCTATTAGACCATAATTATAATGTTGTTAGTGTTATAACTGCACCTGATAGACCTGCAGGTCGTGGCAGAAAACTAAAATCATCTGCAGTTAAAGAATTTGCATTAGCAAACGATTTGAAAATCATGCAACCTACAAATCTTAAATCTGAAGAGTTTATTGAAGAATTAACTTCATTAAAAGCAAATCTTCAAATAATAGTTGCTTTTAGAATGTTACCAAAAGTAGTTTGGGATATGCCAGAATACGGCACCTTTAATTTACATGCTTCACTTCTACCAAACTATCGTGGAGCTGCACCAATACATTGGGCTATTATTAATGGTGAAGAAAAAACTGGTGTTACAACATTCTTTATCGATGAGAAAATAGATACTGGTGCAATTATAATGAAAAAAGAAACAGATGTAGCTAAAGATGCAACTGTGGGTAAACTTCATGATAAATTAATGGATATAGGAAGCGATTTAGTTATTAAAACAGTTAGACTTATCGAAAACGATAAGGTTGAAACAACAATACAACCAAAAAGTGAAGATTTAAAAACAGCTTATAAACTAAATCGAGATAATTGTAAAATTGACTGGAATCAGAATTTAGACCTTATATATAATAAGATTCGAGGATTAAATCCTTTTCCTACTGCATGGTGTTATTTGAACAATGCGGAAGACGAAAAAATTTCTGTAAAAGTTTATGGTGTTTCAAAGATTGAAGAATTGCACAATTATGAAAATGGCACAATAAAAATTTCTGATAATGAAATAAAAGTAGCCTGTAAAAATGGATTCATTAATATCAAAGAATTACAACTACCTAATAAGCGAAAAATGGATGCAAAATCATTATTAAATGGTTTTGAATTTAATAAAAATGCAAAAATGCTCTAA
- the murA gene encoding UDP-N-acetylglucosamine 1-carboxyvinyltransferase — protein sequence MGTFKIEGGHQLKGDITPQGAKNEALQILCAVLLTPETIIIDNIPDIVDVNKLIKLLINLGVEVEKLAPNKYSFKAENVNLDYLESEAFKVEGRGLRGSIMIVGPMLGRFGKGYIPKPGGDKIGRRRLDTHFEGFINLGAKFRYNREDYFYGVEADELTGTYMLLDEASVTGTANIVMAAVLAKGETTIYNAACEPYLQQLCKMLNRMGAKITGVGSNMLKIEGVESLGGTEHRMLPDMIEIGSWIGLAAMTKSELTIKNVSWDDLGVIPSVFRKIGITVERKGDDIHIPAHKDGYEIQSYIDGSILTISDAPWPGFTPDLLSIVLTVLIQARGEAVVHQKMFESRLFFVDKLIDMGAKIILCDPHRATIIGHDFKSQLKATTMTSPDIRAGVSLLIAALSAKGTSTIHNIEQIDRGYENIDGRLKAIGAKIERLEGN from the coding sequence ATGGGAACATTTAAAATAGAAGGTGGCCACCAACTTAAAGGCGATATAACGCCTCAAGGCGCAAAAAACGAAGCATTACAAATTTTATGTGCAGTTTTATTAACTCCAGAAACGATTATTATTGATAATATCCCAGATATTGTCGATGTCAATAAGCTTATAAAACTGCTTATAAACCTTGGTGTCGAAGTCGAAAAACTAGCACCAAACAAATATTCTTTCAAAGCAGAGAATGTCAATCTTGACTACTTAGAGTCTGAAGCTTTTAAAGTCGAAGGCCGTGGACTCAGAGGTTCTATAATGATTGTTGGACCAATGCTTGGGCGTTTTGGAAAAGGATATATCCCAAAACCCGGTGGCGATAAAATTGGTCGTCGTCGTTTAGACACGCATTTTGAAGGTTTTATTAATCTAGGTGCAAAGTTTAGATATAACAGAGAAGATTATTTCTACGGTGTAGAAGCAGATGAGCTTACAGGAACATACATGCTTTTAGACGAAGCTTCAGTAACTGGTACTGCAAATATTGTAATGGCTGCAGTTTTAGCAAAAGGCGAAACAACAATTTATAATGCCGCTTGCGAACCCTATTTACAACAACTTTGTAAAATGCTTAATCGCATGGGTGCAAAGATTACTGGTGTTGGTTCTAATATGCTAAAAATTGAAGGTGTCGAAAGCCTTGGCGGAACAGAACATAGAATGTTACCAGATATGATTGAGATTGGTAGTTGGATTGGTCTTGCTGCGATGACAAAATCAGAGCTTACGATTAAGAATGTGAGTTGGGATGATTTGGGAGTAATACCAAGTGTGTTTCGTAAAATAGGTATCACAGTAGAGCGTAAAGGAGACGATATCCATATACCAGCACATAAAGATGGTTACGAAATACAAAGTTATATCGATGGTTCTATCCTAACAATATCAGATGCGCCATGGCCTGGTTTTACGCCAGATTTATTAAGTATTGTTTTAACTGTACTTATCCAAGCTAGAGGAGAAGCAGTGGTACATCAAAAAATGTTTGAAAGTCGTTTATTCTTCGTGGATAAATTGATTGACATGGGTGCAAAAATTATTTTGTGTGACCCACACCGAGCTACTATAATAGGGCATGACTTTAAATCTCAATTGAAAGCAACGACAATGACTTCGCCAGATATTAGAGCAGGAGTATCCTTATTAATAGCAGCATTGTCTGCAAAAGGCACATCAACTATTCACAATATCGAACAGATTGATAGAGGTTACGAAAACATAGATGGACGTTTAAAAGCCATCGGTGCAAAGATTGAACGTTTAGAAGGAAATTAA
- a CDS encoding DUF493 family protein, with the protein MSTSDKSEAFYKKLKSQLQDTALWPSEYLYKFIITTDASKIKKLSNLFNNQGAVITTKESKNGKYTSVSINVKMKNPDAVISKYKEVAEKIEDVISL; encoded by the coding sequence ATGAGTACATCAGATAAATCGGAAGCATTTTACAAAAAATTAAAATCTCAATTACAAGACACAGCACTTTGGCCATCGGAGTATTTGTATAAGTTTATCATAACTACAGATGCATCAAAAATTAAGAAATTAAGCAACTTGTTCAATAATCAAGGAGCTGTTATTACGACCAAAGAGTCTAAAAACGGAAAATATACAAGTGTGTCGATTAATGTTAAGATGAAAAACCCTGACGCAGTTATTTCTAAATATAAAGAAGTAGCAGAAAAAATAGAGGATGTAATTTCTCTATAA
- a CDS encoding HU family DNA-binding protein encodes MNKTDLVNNMAENAGITKAAAKKALDGLLIDIEGSLQKGNRVSLVGFGSWSVTRRAARDGRNPQTGKTIKIKAKNVVKFKAGSDLSDAVN; translated from the coding sequence ATGAACAAAACAGATTTAGTTAACAACATGGCTGAAAATGCAGGTATCACAAAAGCTGCAGCTAAGAAAGCATTAGACGGATTATTAATCGATATCGAAGGATCTTTACAAAAAGGTAACCGCGTATCTTTAGTAGGTTTTGGTTCTTGGTCAGTTACTCGTAGAGCTGCAAGAGACGGAAGAAATCCACAAACAGGAAAAACAATAAAAATTAAAGCAAAAAATGTAGTAAAATTTAAGGCAGGTTCTGACTTAAGTGATGCTGTAAACTAA